In Desulfotignum phosphitoxidans DSM 13687, one DNA window encodes the following:
- a CDS encoding flavin monoamine oxidase family protein, whose translation MTVETVDTLIIGAGLSGIYAASLLAKANRSFVIFEARDRVGGRILCPKYQGYSPDLGPSWYWPAINPKIDQLVRNLGLTGYPQYETGYGRFQAVDGHARTIPGYPMEPEGWRISGGMITLVNGLYQHLPEGVVRLSHPVCGIEKMTDHVAVLVGKIGDPPQSVFRANQVILAIPPRLAGATILFTPDLSHELTQAMLRTSTWMAGQAKFFALYDQADWRKIGLSGQAFSQHGPLGEVHDGSNGPGKPFGLTGFVGIPAAQRRDRQQMVQAILLQLQILYGENAQHPVAVFYRDWAMEPFTATEYDQRAVHAHPVYEPPSGRTDIWDGRVCFAGTETSDHFGGYLEGALASAQRAVKGIL comes from the coding sequence ATGACGGTTGAAACAGTGGATACCCTGATCATCGGGGCGGGTTTGAGCGGAATATATGCGGCCTCGCTTCTGGCAAAAGCAAACCGGTCCTTTGTGATTTTCGAGGCCCGGGACCGGGTGGGCGGCCGAATCCTGTGTCCAAAGTATCAGGGATATTCTCCCGATCTGGGCCCATCCTGGTACTGGCCGGCCATTAATCCTAAAATAGACCAGCTGGTCCGGAACTTAGGTTTGACCGGATACCCCCAGTATGAAACCGGCTACGGCAGGTTTCAGGCCGTGGACGGGCATGCCAGAACCATTCCCGGATATCCCATGGAACCGGAAGGGTGGCGCATATCCGGCGGCATGATCACGCTGGTGAACGGCCTGTATCAACATTTGCCCGAAGGGGTGGTGCGCTTGAGCCATCCGGTGTGCGGCATTGAAAAAATGACAGACCATGTGGCGGTCCTTGTGGGAAAAATCGGAGACCCGCCCCAAAGCGTTTTTCGAGCAAATCAGGTGATTTTGGCCATACCGCCCCGCCTGGCCGGGGCCACGATTTTATTTACCCCGGATCTGTCCCATGAACTGACCCAGGCCATGCTCAGGACCAGCACCTGGATGGCGGGCCAGGCCAAGTTCTTTGCCCTGTACGATCAGGCGGACTGGCGGAAAATCGGGTTGTCCGGCCAGGCGTTCAGCCAGCACGGCCCGCTGGGAGAGGTGCATGACGGGTCCAACGGACCGGGAAAACCCTTCGGCCTGACCGGATTTGTGGGGATTCCGGCGGCCCAGCGCAGAGACCGGCAGCAGATGGTCCAGGCCATCCTTCTTCAGCTTCAGATTCTGTATGGCGAAAACGCCCAACACCCGGTAGCGGTTTTTTACAGGGACTGGGCCATGGAGCCGTTCACCGCCACGGAGTACGACCAGCGGGCTGTCCATGCCCATCCCGTGTATGAGCCGCCATCCGGCAGAACCGATATCTGGGACGGCCGGGTCTGTTTTGCCGGCACGGAAACATCCGATCATTTCGGCGGATATCTTGAAGGGGCCCTGGCCAGTGCACAGCGGGCCGTCAAAGGGATCCTATGA
- a CDS encoding FKBP-type peptidyl-prolyl cis-trans isomerase N-terminal domain-containing protein, translating to MTLKKHYLAVILAAVLFALPASVWASEETAEPKLHKASADDRVSYAIGYDITNRLKDSFDINPELFLQGMKDSLAGETSMTPEKMQETLMEFQAMAQEKQMAAQSKKAAENKVAGEAFLAENKTKKGVKTLESGLQYKVITPGTGSSPKLSDKVKCHYRGSLLNGREFDSSYQRNEPAEFPVNGVIKGWTEALQLMKVGAKWMLYVPADLAYGDQGARNVIEPGSTLIFEVELLEIQKS from the coding sequence ATGACATTGAAAAAACATTATCTGGCTGTGATCCTGGCGGCAGTCCTGTTCGCTCTGCCGGCCTCTGTTTGGGCCAGTGAAGAAACAGCGGAACCCAAATTACACAAAGCCAGTGCGGATGACCGGGTCAGTTATGCCATTGGATATGATATCACCAATCGGTTGAAAGACAGTTTTGACATCAATCCGGAACTGTTTTTACAGGGGATGAAAGACAGCCTGGCAGGAGAGACATCCATGACACCGGAAAAAATGCAGGAAACCCTGATGGAGTTCCAGGCCATGGCCCAGGAAAAGCAGATGGCGGCGCAAAGCAAAAAAGCAGCGGAAAACAAAGTCGCGGGTGAAGCGTTTCTGGCGGAAAATAAAACCAAAAAAGGGGTAAAAACCCTGGAATCCGGACTTCAGTATAAAGTGATCACACCGGGTACGGGGTCGTCTCCGAAACTCAGCGACAAAGTAAAATGTCATTACCGGGGATCTTTGCTCAATGGCCGGGAATTTGATTCTTCCTATCAGCGCAATGAACCGGCTGAATTTCCCGTGAACGGGGTGATCAAAGGCTGGACCGAAGCGTTGCAGCTCATGAAAGTCGGCGCCAAATGGATGCTGTATGTTCCGGCGGATCTGGCCTATGGGGATCAGGGTGCCAGAAACGTCATCGAGCCGGGATCCACATTGATTTTTGAAGTGGAACTGCTGGAAATCCAGAAAAGCTGA
- a CDS encoding DMT family transporter, translated as MKSDTLKSDLLLLLAASIWGLAFVAQRVGMEHVGPFTFNGLRFVLGGLSLLPFVWMSRKKIYEGSDKDLIKSGMVSGVVLFAGISFQQVGIVYTTAGKAGFITGLYVVMVPIIGLFLRQTRTGAGTWVGALLASIGMYLLSVNRDMDINFGDMLVFFSAVCFACHMIVIERFCTRFSTAALSLVQCGVCSVLSLSVAWIFETFVLADILKITLPLIYGGVFSVGVAYSLQIFGQKNSPASHAAIILCLESVVAALGGWIILHELLSGRAIFGCVLMLTGMLVSQLYAIKKNSHTNG; from the coding sequence ATGAAATCCGATACCCTGAAATCCGATCTGCTTCTGCTGCTGGCCGCGTCCATCTGGGGACTGGCATTTGTGGCCCAGCGGGTGGGGATGGAACATGTGGGCCCGTTCACCTTCAACGGGCTCCGGTTTGTGCTGGGGGGTCTGTCTTTGCTGCCGTTTGTGTGGATGTCCAGAAAAAAAATTTATGAAGGCAGTGACAAAGATCTGATAAAATCCGGCATGGTCTCAGGGGTGGTGCTGTTTGCCGGGATCTCTTTTCAACAGGTGGGCATTGTATACACCACAGCCGGCAAAGCCGGGTTCATCACCGGGCTTTATGTGGTAATGGTGCCCATTATCGGCCTGTTTCTGCGGCAGACCCGAACCGGGGCCGGGACCTGGGTGGGGGCTTTGCTGGCCAGCATCGGCATGTACCTGCTCAGCGTCAACCGGGACATGGATATCAATTTCGGGGATATGCTGGTATTTTTTTCCGCCGTCTGTTTTGCCTGTCACATGATTGTGATAGAACGGTTCTGCACCCGGTTCAGCACGGCGGCCCTGTCCCTGGTCCAGTGCGGGGTCTGTTCGGTGCTCAGCTTAAGCGTGGCTTGGATATTTGAAACCTTTGTGCTGGCCGATATCTTGAAAATCACCCTCCCGCTGATCTATGGCGGGGTGTTTTCCGTGGGCGTGGCCTATTCCCTGCAGATTTTCGGGCAGAAAAACAGCCCGGCCTCCCATGCCGCCATTATCCTGTGCCTGGAATCCGTGGTGGCGGCCCTGGGCGGATGGATCATCTTACATGAACTTTTGTCCGGTAGGGCTATTTTCGGGTGTGTGCTCATGCTGACCGGAATGCTTGTCTCCCAGCTGTATGCCATTAAAAAAAACAGCCACACAAACGGATGA
- a CDS encoding aminotransferase class IV translates to MIAYFDGRFMPKDDICIRPDDRGFLFSDSLYEVIRYYPGRLFRPEAHIRRLNHGARHLALSCKDFSFLIPVVRDLISQNHLESQDALVYIHVTRGCAPRNHPFPVPDPEPTLYVCVSPFDPSARERSRHTGIHAITVPDIRWSRCDMKTTGLTANVLANQQAAENGAAEAIFVRDGVLMEGTHSNFMAVFDNIVTTAPLSNYILGGITRETVLEICQKSDILTSESPIYENRIHLASELMITGTTTEVTPIVALNGRPVGNGKPGPTARALQAAYADLTSL, encoded by the coding sequence ATGATTGCATATTTTGACGGCCGGTTCATGCCAAAAGACGATATTTGCATTCGTCCGGATGACCGGGGGTTTTTGTTCAGCGACAGCCTGTATGAAGTGATCCGGTACTATCCGGGCCGACTGTTCCGGCCGGAGGCCCATATCCGTCGCCTGAATCACGGGGCAAGGCATCTGGCGCTTTCCTGTAAGGACTTTTCTTTTCTGATTCCTGTGGTCCGGGATCTGATTTCCCAAAATCATCTTGAATCCCAGGATGCGCTGGTCTATATCCATGTGACCCGGGGGTGTGCCCCGCGCAATCATCCGTTTCCGGTCCCGGACCCGGAACCCACGCTATATGTGTGTGTGTCCCCATTTGATCCGAGCGCCAGAGAACGTTCAAGACATACGGGTATTCATGCCATCACCGTGCCTGATATCCGGTGGTCCCGGTGTGACATGAAAACCACGGGGTTGACCGCCAATGTGCTGGCCAATCAACAGGCCGCTGAAAACGGGGCGGCTGAAGCCATTTTTGTCCGGGACGGGGTATTGATGGAAGGGACCCACTCCAATTTCATGGCCGTGTTTGACAATATTGTGACCACGGCGCCTCTGTCCAATTATATCCTGGGAGGTATTACCAGAGAAACCGTGCTGGAAATTTGCCAAAAATCAGATATCCTGACGTCAGAATCCCCCATATATGAAAACCGGATTCATCTGGCATCGGAACTGATGATCACCGGAACCACCACGGAAGTCACCCCCATTGTGGCGCTCAACGGCCGGCCCGTGGGAAACGGCAAGCCCGGTCCGACAGCCAGAGCGCTTCAGGCCGCCTATGCAGATCTCACTTCCCTTTGA
- the thiE gene encoding thiamine phosphate synthase yields the protein MHGIYLVTDQTLCLGRPLASIVADAVRAGIACVQLREKTASTRKFLNQALALKPVLASAGIPLIINDRVDIALAAGADGVHLGQSDMPYDAARRLMGSNAIIGLSVETWADVEAAQNLDVAYLGVSPVFATPTKTDTRSPWGLDGLARIRAYSRHSLVAIGGLNAANAKEIIRAGADAVAVVSAICSAEDPFTAARNLVHCFDSSTDKET from the coding sequence ATGCACGGCATATATCTTGTCACCGACCAGACTCTGTGCCTGGGCAGGCCCCTGGCATCCATTGTGGCGGATGCGGTCCGGGCCGGGATCGCCTGTGTACAGCTGCGGGAAAAGACGGCATCCACCCGGAAATTTCTGAATCAGGCCCTGGCCCTGAAGCCGGTTCTTGCATCCGCCGGCATTCCGTTGATCATCAATGACCGGGTGGACATCGCCCTGGCTGCCGGAGCCGACGGGGTGCATCTGGGCCAGAGCGATATGCCGTATGATGCGGCCCGGCGGTTGATGGGATCCAACGCAATCATCGGGTTGTCCGTGGAAACCTGGGCGGATGTGGAAGCGGCCCAGAACCTGGATGTGGCGTATCTGGGGGTCAGCCCGGTCTTTGCCACCCCCACCAAAACCGACACCCGGTCCCCCTGGGGCCTGGACGGTCTGGCCCGGATCCGGGCGTATTCCCGGCATTCTCTGGTGGCCATCGGCGGATTGAATGCAGCCAATGCAAAAGAGATCATCCGGGCCGGGGCCGATGCCGTGGCCGTGGTGTCCGCCATCTGCTCGGCCGAAGATCCCTTTACAGCGGCCCGGAATCTGGTACACTGCTTTGATTCATCCACAGACAAGGAGACCTGA
- a CDS encoding geranylgeranyl reductase family protein, whose product MTYDVIISGAGPAGTSAGFDLASAGYSVLLLDRKSFPRKKACAGGLTPKAAACFACDISGLIERSCNKMVIHRPDGSFFTIKATRPLCHMTQRKDLDLFCLNQALAAGARFQIVDRIHALVQEKETVTLHTSAGPLTASYVIGADGANSRIRALLNRQARPYRIRKIHGLEADVQVSRPDQVVMAFAFFSDLPGYYWVFPKKTHINIGIFSHDHTPVSVRNLAAFARDCFGTDALSDITGYPIGTGGGRGFRSPGGGRVLLAGDAAGFAESVFGEGIYFAVRSGRIAAAAICQALEKKMRALSVYNRSLAGLRLDLGVSRYGAAALYRWTAPCLKFAGIPAVYHHFSKGYAAGRPLLRMFLP is encoded by the coding sequence ATGACCTATGACGTGATCATTTCCGGGGCCGGACCGGCCGGAACTTCTGCGGGATTTGATCTGGCGTCCGCCGGGTATTCCGTGCTTCTGCTGGACCGGAAATCCTTTCCCCGGAAAAAAGCCTGTGCCGGGGGGCTGACGCCTAAGGCCGCGGCATGTTTCGCCTGTGATATTTCTGGGCTGATCGAGCGGTCCTGTAACAAGATGGTGATACACCGGCCGGATGGATCTTTTTTCACCATTAAAGCGACCCGTCCGCTGTGCCATATGACACAGCGAAAAGATCTGGATCTGTTCTGCCTGAATCAGGCCCTGGCCGCCGGAGCCCGGTTTCAAATCGTTGACCGCATCCATGCCCTGGTTCAGGAAAAAGAGACCGTGACCCTTCACACCTCCGCAGGACCATTGACCGCATCCTATGTGATCGGGGCGGATGGTGCCAATTCACGGATCCGGGCATTGCTTAACCGCCAGGCCCGGCCATACCGGATCCGGAAAATACACGGTCTGGAAGCCGATGTTCAGGTGAGCCGGCCGGATCAGGTGGTCATGGCATTCGCGTTTTTCAGCGACCTGCCCGGTTATTACTGGGTCTTTCCTAAAAAAACGCATATCAACATCGGAATATTCAGCCATGATCACACCCCGGTATCGGTCCGGAACCTGGCCGCCTTTGCCCGGGATTGCTTTGGCACGGATGCATTGTCCGACATCACAGGCTACCCCATCGGTACCGGCGGGGGCCGGGGGTTCCGAAGCCCGGGGGGCGGACGGGTCCTGCTGGCCGGGGATGCGGCCGGATTTGCCGAATCGGTTTTCGGGGAAGGGATCTATTTTGCAGTGAGATCCGGCCGGATCGCCGCAGCCGCCATTTGTCAGGCTCTGGAGAAAAAAATGCGGGCATTGTCTGTGTATAACCGGTCCCTGGCCGGCCTGCGCCTGGATCTGGGGGTGTCCCGATACGGGGCCGCTGCATTGTACCGATGGACGGCGCCGTGCCTCAAATTTGCCGGTATTCCGGCGGTTTATCACCATTTTTCCAAGGGATATGCCGCAGGCCGGCCTTTGTTGCGGATGTTTCTGCCATAA
- the thiD gene encoding bifunctional hydroxymethylpyrimidine kinase/phosphomethylpyrimidine kinase produces the protein MKTYHRALTIAGSDSGGGAGIQADLKTFSALGCFGMSVITALTAQNTREVTGIFPVPSEFIGQQIDAVLSDIGTDAVKIGMLHSPEVITVVAQHLKKWAVPNLVLDPVMVAKSGDKLLQDDAVTALKQTLIPLANIITPNLPEASVLLGRPVISRTDMDTAVRDLADLGCPHVLLKGGHLEETGSHDLLFSTDTGRLRELPGKRLSTPNSHGTGCTLSSAICAGLARGMDMEDAVAQAKTYITEALTAGADFSIGHGHGPVHHFHALWPDP, from the coding sequence ATGAAAACCTACCATCGGGCACTGACCATTGCCGGATCCGACAGCGGCGGCGGGGCCGGGATCCAGGCGGACCTGAAAACCTTTTCAGCCCTGGGGTGTTTCGGCATGTCGGTCATCACGGCCCTCACGGCCCAGAACACCCGGGAAGTGACCGGGATTTTTCCGGTTCCTTCGGAATTCATCGGACAGCAGATCGATGCCGTGCTTTCGGATATCGGCACAGATGCCGTAAAAATCGGCATGCTTCATTCCCCGGAAGTGATCACTGTTGTGGCCCAACACCTGAAAAAATGGGCTGTCCCCAACCTGGTCCTGGATCCGGTCATGGTGGCCAAAAGCGGCGACAAACTGCTCCAGGACGATGCCGTGACCGCTTTAAAGCAGACCTTGATTCCCCTGGCAAACATCATCACCCCGAACCTGCCGGAAGCATCCGTGCTGCTGGGCCGGCCCGTCATCTCCCGGACCGACATGGACACCGCAGTCCGGGACCTGGCGGATCTGGGATGCCCCCATGTCCTGCTCAAAGGCGGCCACCTGGAAGAGACCGGGAGCCATGATCTGCTGTTTTCAACCGACACCGGCCGGTTGCGTGAGCTGCCCGGAAAACGGTTGTCAACCCCCAATTCCCACGGCACGGGATGTACTTTGTCTTCAGCCATCTGCGCCGGACTGGCCCGGGGCATGGATATGGAAGACGCTGTGGCACAGGCCAAAACCTATATCACCGAAGCACTCACGGCCGGGGCTGATTTTTCCATCGGGCACGGTCACGGGCCGGTGCACCATTTCCACGCGCTCTGGCCTGACCCGTGA
- a CDS encoding type II toxin-antitoxin system prevent-host-death family antitoxin, which yields METWKLQDAKAKFSQLVESALKIGPQFVTRRGKKAVVVVSVAEYEKLRSQKKSFREFLLNCPKMDDAFEIERQKEYPRSLEL from the coding sequence ATGGAAACATGGAAACTGCAGGATGCAAAAGCAAAATTTAGTCAGCTCGTGGAAAGTGCGTTGAAAATCGGGCCGCAATTTGTGACGCGAAGAGGAAAAAAAGCGGTGGTGGTGGTATCTGTGGCAGAGTATGAGAAGTTGCGTTCCCAAAAAAAGTCTTTCAGGGAATTTCTTCTGAACTGCCCTAAAATGGATGATGCGTTTGAAATCGAACGACAGAAAGAGTATCCACGGAGCCTTGAATTGTGA
- a CDS encoding ABC transporter ATP-binding protein, whose protein sequence is MLQITDLAKYYNGQPVFLGLDLQLPAGRFQVLLGPSGCGKTTLFNTLTGVTPADEGTITWQGQTVPHLGSLCAYMHQKDLLLPWFSLMDNALLPARTRGRDMAGARGLAENLFSRLGLDGYESHRPNQVSGGMRQRCALVRTLMFDRDLILLDEPLSALDAITRQRLQHLLLLLQTEFAKTILMITHDVDEALLLADDIFVSSSLPMTLIRRIQLNQPKPRAFDDPDLLHIKADILAHLVKGEAV, encoded by the coding sequence ATGCTCCAGATCACCGACCTGGCAAAATATTATAATGGACAGCCCGTGTTTTTAGGGCTGGACCTGCAGCTGCCCGCCGGCCGGTTCCAGGTGCTGCTCGGACCATCGGGGTGCGGCAAAACCACCTTGTTCAACACCCTTACCGGTGTGACCCCAGCCGATGAAGGGACCATCACCTGGCAGGGGCAAACCGTGCCCCACTTAGGCAGTCTGTGCGCCTATATGCACCAGAAAGACCTGCTGTTGCCCTGGTTTTCACTGATGGACAATGCATTGCTTCCGGCCCGAACCCGGGGCCGGGACATGGCCGGTGCAAGGGGTCTGGCAGAAAACCTGTTTTCCCGCCTGGGACTGGACGGATATGAATCCCACCGGCCGAACCAGGTATCAGGCGGCATGCGTCAGCGGTGCGCACTGGTGAGAACCCTGATGTTTGACCGGGACCTGATCCTGCTGGACGAACCCTTGTCCGCCCTGGACGCCATCACCCGGCAGCGGTTGCAGCATCTGCTGCTGCTGCTCCAGACCGAATTTGCCAAAACCATTCTCATGATCACCCATGATGTGGACGAGGCGTTGCTGCTGGCAGATGACATTTTTGTGTCCAGTTCCCTGCCCATGACCCTTATCCGGCGAATTCAGCTGAATCAGCCCAAACCCCGGGCATTTGACGACCCTGATCTGCTGCATATCAAAGCGGATATTCTCGCGCATCTGGTGAAAGGAGAAGCCGTATGA
- a CDS encoding type II toxin-antitoxin system VapC family toxin, whose protein sequence is MNFLLDTCVISELVKPFPNGKVINWLRNTPDDRLFLSVVTIGEIRKGISKLGESKKKTLLTNWLNTLIQDYQNRIYPIDLMVVENWGNLQAMAEKTGNPMSSFDSLIAAIAYTHNLVLVTRNEKDFTASHLPIVNPWKINEGE, encoded by the coding sequence GTGAATTTTTTACTGGACACCTGTGTGATATCGGAACTGGTAAAACCATTTCCCAATGGAAAAGTGATCAACTGGCTGAGAAATACACCGGATGATCGGTTATTTTTAAGTGTTGTGACCATAGGCGAAATACGCAAGGGAATTTCAAAACTTGGAGAATCAAAAAAGAAAACGCTGCTGACAAATTGGCTGAATACCCTGATTCAGGACTATCAAAACAGAATTTATCCCATTGATCTCATGGTGGTGGAAAATTGGGGAAATCTTCAGGCAATGGCAGAAAAAACCGGAAACCCCATGTCTTCATTTGACAGTTTGATCGCTGCCATCGCTTATACCCATAATTTAGTGCTGGTGACAAGAAACGAAAAAGATTTTACAGCCAGTCATCTTCCCATCGTCAATCCATGGAAAATCAATGAAGGGGAATAA
- a CDS encoding ABC transporter permease, protein MNRSGLTALGLITFLLAGWEGAVRIWTIPVFILPPPSLILKTAVVQAPMILPHAAVTGTEIVLGIVLALTTAIPLAIAMFARPVLEKALSPFLVASQAIPVFALAPLLVIWLGYGMASKVFMAWIIIFFPITVSLVQGLKSCDPEYRTLFSLMGASFLKTLTLLYWPWALPRFFAGLRVGVSVATIGAVIGEWVGAQQGLGFLMIQSNARLQTPLVFAAILWLAAMGMALWTLVGTLEKKIITWNT, encoded by the coding sequence ATGAACCGATCCGGCCTGACTGCCCTGGGGCTGATCACTTTTTTGCTGGCAGGATGGGAAGGTGCGGTCAGAATATGGACCATCCCGGTATTTATTCTGCCGCCACCATCCCTGATCCTGAAAACCGCTGTGGTCCAGGCCCCGATGATTCTGCCCCATGCCGCAGTCACGGGGACGGAAATCGTTCTGGGCATTGTTCTGGCTTTAACCACGGCCATTCCCCTGGCCATTGCCATGTTTGCCAGACCGGTGCTGGAAAAAGCATTGTCTCCGTTTCTGGTGGCATCCCAGGCCATTCCGGTGTTCGCACTGGCCCCGCTGCTGGTGATCTGGCTGGGATACGGCATGGCCTCCAAGGTCTTCATGGCCTGGATCATCATCTTTTTTCCCATCACTGTAAGCCTGGTCCAGGGATTGAAATCCTGTGATCCGGAATACCGGACCCTGTTTTCACTCATGGGCGCTTCATTTCTGAAAACCCTGACCCTGCTGTACTGGCCCTGGGCATTGCCCCGGTTTTTTGCCGGTCTCCGGGTGGGGGTGTCCGTGGCCACCATCGGCGCGGTGATCGGCGAATGGGTGGGGGCCCAGCAGGGGCTGGGGTTTCTCATGATCCAGTCCAATGCCAGACTCCAGACTCCTTTAGTGTTTGCCGCCATCCTGTGGCTGGCAGCCATGGGAATGGCTTTATGGACCCTGGTGGGAACACTTGAAAAAAAAATCATCACCTGGAACACTTGA
- the thiM gene encoding hydroxyethylthiazole kinase, giving the protein MTITPKTIFTDVQAIRKTSPLVHNITNFVVMNNTANALLALGASPVMAHAEQEVADMTGIAGALVINIGTLSDPWIAAMFLAAQAASDKQIPMVLDPVGAGATAYRTDTAKKLMHQFKPGIIRGNGSEIMALGSQNAVTKGVDSASAADLAVDTAKGLSREHGSVLCITGETDYIIKTNDVIKIKSGHAMMPRVTGLGCTASALCGAFAAVNANLVQATAHAMAVMGIAGEIAGRNAAGPGSFQVQFLDALYRLSESDIQQHFKA; this is encoded by the coding sequence ATGACCATCACCCCGAAAACCATATTTACCGATGTTCAGGCCATTCGAAAGACCTCTCCGCTGGTGCACAACATCACCAATTTCGTGGTCATGAACAACACGGCCAACGCATTGCTGGCACTGGGGGCTTCCCCGGTGATGGCCCATGCCGAACAGGAAGTGGCGGACATGACCGGCATTGCCGGCGCCCTGGTGATCAACATCGGCACATTGAGCGATCCATGGATTGCGGCCATGTTTCTGGCCGCACAGGCTGCATCCGACAAACAGATTCCCATGGTGCTGGACCCGGTGGGGGCCGGCGCCACGGCCTACCGCACAGACACGGCAAAAAAACTCATGCATCAGTTCAAACCCGGCATCATCCGGGGCAATGGGTCGGAAATCATGGCTTTAGGCAGTCAAAATGCCGTCACCAAGGGCGTGGACAGTGCCAGTGCCGCAGACCTGGCCGTGGATACGGCCAAAGGGCTCAGCCGGGAACACGGCAGTGTCTTGTGCATCACCGGAGAAACCGATTATATCATCAAAACCAATGACGTGATCAAAATCAAAAGCGGTCACGCCATGATGCCCCGGGTCACGGGCTTAGGATGTACGGCCTCGGCCTTGTGCGGGGCGTTTGCCGCGGTCAATGCAAATTTGGTTCAGGCGACGGCCCATGCCATGGCCGTCATGGGGATTGCCGGAGAAATCGCCGGCCGGAACGCAGCCGGCCCCGGCAGCTTTCAGGTGCAGTTTCTGGATGCCCTGTACCGGCTGTCTGAATCCGATATCCAGCAGCATTTCAAGGCGTAA
- a CDS encoding ABC transporter substrate-binding protein: MKSFFIHFICLFFILAAAPDLSADQTASPSPAKQTLRLMLDWFPNVDHLPVYVAREKGYFNAQGVSVEIISPSETADALKLAATGNVDLAVSYQPQTIIAADQGLALKVVAPLVRHPLTTLLYLADTGFDHPQDLSGKKIGYTVPGLMDVLLHAFASINKIDDYTPVNVGFTILPALVSGQVDAVMGPFKTYETVGMAQHGYKAAFFELEKWGIPDYEELIFVCSPAILKEKQDAIKGFVLAMEQAFAHVAAYPEQSLALYLDAVPQADKKMETDAFALTRPYFATTLGHDPDKWQAFADFARTHGLIQNQVDAARLIHTWQ, from the coding sequence ATGAAATCATTTTTTATCCATTTTATCTGTCTGTTTTTCATCCTGGCGGCCGCACCTGATTTGTCTGCGGATCAGACGGCCTCCCCGTCCCCTGCAAAACAAACGTTGCGCCTGATGCTGGACTGGTTTCCCAATGTGGATCATCTGCCCGTTTATGTGGCCCGGGAAAAAGGGTATTTTAACGCCCAGGGCGTTTCCGTGGAGATCATTTCCCCGTCGGAAACCGCAGATGCCCTGAAACTGGCCGCCACCGGCAATGTGGACCTGGCTGTATCCTACCAGCCCCAGACCATTATAGCCGCGGACCAGGGTCTGGCCTTAAAAGTGGTGGCGCCCCTGGTCCGGCATCCGTTGACCACGCTTTTGTATCTGGCGGACACAGGTTTTGACCATCCTCAGGATCTGTCCGGCAAAAAAATCGGCTATACCGTGCCCGGGCTCATGGATGTGCTGCTTCACGCCTTTGCATCCATCAACAAGATTGACGATTACACCCCCGTGAATGTGGGATTCACCATTCTGCCGGCCCTGGTATCCGGCCAGGTGGATGCGGTCATGGGGCCGTTCAAGACCTATGAAACCGTGGGTATGGCCCAGCACGGCTACAAAGCCGCATTTTTCGAGCTGGAAAAATGGGGGATCCCGGATTATGAAGAACTGATCTTTGTTTGCAGTCCTGCCATACTGAAAGAAAAACAGGATGCCATCAAAGGATTTGTTCTGGCCATGGAACAGGCATTTGCGCATGTGGCGGCATATCCGGAACAATCTTTGGCCCTGTATCTGGATGCCGTGCCCCAGGCGGACAAAAAAATGGAAACCGACGCCTTTGCGTTGACCCGGCCCTATTTTGCAACCACCCTGGGCCATGATCCGGACAAATGGCAGGCGTTTGCCGATTTCGCCCGGACCCACGGGCTTATTCAGAACCAGGTGGATGCCGCCCGTTTGATTCACACCTGGCAGTAA